In Pseudomonadota bacterium, the genomic stretch CTGTAGATCTGGTTGATTCTCGCCAGTGCCGCGCGGGCCGCGGGAACGAGGGAAGGGCTGCTGTAGGCGTCGAGCGAGACGGGCGTGACCACGCCGGCGTCTCGCGGAGTCTGTCCGGGCTGTATGATGCGAATGCGTGTGGCGTGTCGGGTGAGGGCTGTCAAAACCTCGTCGGGTACCCGTGAGAGGCTGTTCCGCGCCTTCTCGAGGTCTGCGGGCGATCCGCCGCTGTCGGCGAGCAGCGCGTTGATGCGCTGCTCTCGCTGCGACGCTGAATCGGTGGCGACAAGGGGCTGGGTCGACGCGGCCACGCTGTGGCTCAGGCTTGTCACAGGTGGGCTGGCGGAAGCCATCGACGCCGCCACCGACAGCCCCAGAACGACGGTTGCGAGAACCGAGGGCCGTGACGCGACGGGCGACGACGCCGCTGCGGAAATCGGCGCGGGGGGAGGCCCGATGGCTGTACGGTCGGGTTCGCCCAGGGCATGTTCCTGTGCGGCAGTCACGGACCGCGCGGGGAGCGAGGAGGTCAGCCAGGGAGAGAGGGGCGGTCGCGATCCGATCTGCATGCCTCTGAGGGTATCACGTCTCCCTGAAAGAAGCCAGAAATCAGCGCCGCGCCGTCTCTCGTGGCGCCGTGACGACCCAGGGAGCACAGGAACGGACGAGGGGAGGCGCGGGGGACGCGCCGAATCCGTGCCCATGCGGTATTCGCGCGCCATCTGTCTCGTCACGCTGCTGGTGGCCTTTCTCGGGCCGGCTCTGGCAGCCCCCCAGCCGGACAAGGCGACGGCTGCGTCGTCGCAACCGTATGTCCGGGTGGTCAAGAACCGCTCAGGTCGTCCAGAGGCGCTGCAGACGTCGGTGGTTGTGCATCGCATGCCGGGCGGGCAGCGTGTCGATCTGGTGAGCGCGGTGCATCTCGGCGAGGCTTCGTACTACGCTGGCCTGAACAAGCGCTTCAGCGGGTACGATGTGGTGCTCTATGAGCTCGTGGTCAGCGGCGATGGGGCCCCTGTCACGGGGCCCGTGGTCATTCCCCGCGATGAGGGGAGCGACTCGTCTCTCTCACAGGTGCAGATGATGCTCTGCCGCCTGCTCGGATTGAAGTTTCAGCTTCACGCCATCAACTACGCGGCGCCGAACTTTCGTCACGCCGATCTGTCGTACGCTGAGTTCCAGGCGGCCATGGCCCGTCAGGGAGAGTCGACCACCGATCTGCTGATGAAGGTGCTCAAGATCGCCATCTCCAACGCCGACCAGCTCGACAGCGGCGAGCTGAGCGACGTCGAGATCATCACGATTCTGGCGCGTGGCCCCAGTCCCCGTGAACAGCTGGCCCTGCGCCGCATGTTTGCTGCGTGCTTTCCCGAGATCGAGCGCCTCACGTCCGAGATTCAAGGCAGCACCCTCATCGCAGGCCGAAACAAGCGCGCGATCGAGGTGCTCGACCGCGAGCTGAAGCACGGTGCCAGGAGCGTGGCGGTGTTCTACGGCGCCGGCCACATGCCCGATCTCGCGCGACGCTTGCGCTCAAGAGGCGGAACCGTGACGCGGTCGGAATGGATCACGGCGTGGAACCTCGTCGATCGATGACGTGGGCGCAGTGAGCCGGGCTAGCCGTCGTTGACGATCTGATCGAGAATCTCGTCGAGCACGTCGTCGAACACGTCAGCGTTCACCTGACAGGTGCCCACCTGTTCATGGCCCCCGCCACCGTGCATCTTCATGAGGGCGCCCACGTTGGTCTTCGAGGAGCGGTTGATGATGCTGTGCCCGACCGAGATCGCGGTGATCTTCGGATCCGGCGTCCGTATGAGGCGGACCGAGATGTTCTGCTTGGGGAACAGGGAGTACTCGATGAAGCGGTTTCCCACGGGGGCTTCCTGCAGAGACCGCATGTCGAGGAGGATGCAGTTCTTGCGAACCTCTGCGACATCACGGATGAGCACGCGATACTGCTTGTCGTGCTCCCAGTAGCGCTTCACGCGCTCCTGCACGTCGGGAAGGGCCAGGATGTCATCGATCTCCATCGTGCGGCAGTACTCGATGAGCTCTTCCATCAGGCGGTAGTTGCTGATGCGATAGTCCTTGAAGCGCCCGAGGCCTGTGCGCGGGTCCATGATGAACGACAGCAGGTACCATCCTTTGGGGTCGAGGATCTCTTCGGCGGTCAGGTTTCCGCTGTCGCAGCGGTCGACGGCCTCCATCATGACCTCGCGGTCGGGGAACTTCTCGGCTCCGCCATAGTACTCATAGATGTTGCGCGCGCAGCTCGGCGCGGGCTTGGATACCCCCTGGAAGTCCGGCGTGAACAGGAAGACATCGCTCTCACTGGAGTGATGGTCGAACCACAGGCCGCACCCTGGCCAGTAGGGTACGTTGGCCAGCACGTCGTTCTCGTCAATGGGAACCTTGCCGTCCTGGATATCCTTCGGATGAACGAACTTGTAGGCGTCGACGATGCCCGCCTCTTTCAGCAGCACCGCGCAGATGAGCCCATCGAAATCAGAGCGCGTCACCAGTCGCATGAATGGACAACTCCTCCCAGGGTTGTGGTTCCATTCGCGTGTGGACCGACGGTTCCCTCGCGATCGCCGGGGAGGACGAGATGGCCTGATCGCGAAGGCGGGAGGAGAATCACTGCAGACGCGGTAATGCTATACACTGCCTATACAGTATCTATACCGAGACAACCATAGAAAGCAGACATTGATACCATGATCAAAGATGTCCAGGGACAGCAGGACGGTCGCGGCGTGGCGATTCAACGCGTAGGCGTGAAGGACGTGCGCCTGCCGTTTCTCGTCAAGGAGAAGGACGACGGCTACCAGTCGGTGCTCGGATCGGCCACGTTGTCGGTCGACCTCCCGCATCAGTACAAAGGCACCCACCTCTCGCGCTTCATCGAGATCCTGCTCGACTGGAGCAAGCGTCCCATGAATGCCGAGGAGGTGAAGACCATCCTCGACGCCACCCGCGCGCGTCTCGACGCTCAACGGGCCCGTCTCCAGCTGGGGTTCAAGTACTTCATCGGCAAGCGCTCTCCCGTCAGTGCCATCGACCAGATCATGGACTACGACGTAAGCTTCGATGGCGCGGTCGACGGCGACAGCTGCACGCTCACGCTGGGCGTCGACGTGCCCATCACCACGCTGTGCCCGTGCTCGAAGACCATCTCGAAGTACGGCGCCCACAACCAGCGCAGCGTTGTGCGGGTAAGGGTGCGCTTCACCGAGGGAGCATCGATCTGGATCGAGGACCTGGTCCGATCGGTGGAAGCCAAGGGGTCGTGTGAGCTCTACCCGCTGCTGAAGCGCGAAGACGAGAAGTACGTCACCGAGCGCGCCTACGAGAATCCCAAGTTCGTCGAGGACGTGCTGCGTGACGTCGTGCTCATGTTGCGTGACGATCCCCGCGTGACCTGGTTCGAGGTCGAGTGCGAGTCGATGGAGTCGATTCACAACCACAATGCCTTCGCGTGGCAGAGCGAGGCCGCTCCGTTTGTCGCGGCCGGCGCGCTGGAGGTTTCAGCCGAGGTCGTGCGCACCTAGTGCCCTCGGCCCCCGACACGCCCCGTGAAAGCGGGGCGATGCGGCTGCCGCC encodes the following:
- a CDS encoding exopolyphosphatase → MRLVTRSDFDGLICAVLLKEAGIVDAYKFVHPKDIQDGKVPIDENDVLANVPYWPGCGLWFDHHSSESDVFLFTPDFQGVSKPAPSCARNIYEYYGGAEKFPDREVMMEAVDRCDSGNLTAEEILDPKGWYLLSFIMDPRTGLGRFKDYRISNYRLMEELIEYCRTMEIDDILALPDVQERVKRYWEHDKQYRVLIRDVAEVRKNCILLDMRSLQEAPVGNRFIEYSLFPKQNISVRLIRTPDPKITAISVGHSIINRSSKTNVGALMKMHGGGGHEQVGTCQVNADVFDDVLDEILDQIVNDG
- a CDS encoding GTP cyclohydrolase I FolE2, translating into MKDVQGQQDGRGVAIQRVGVKDVRLPFLVKEKDDGYQSVLGSATLSVDLPHQYKGTHLSRFIEILLDWSKRPMNAEEVKTILDATRARLDAQRARLQLGFKYFIGKRSPVSAIDQIMDYDVSFDGAVDGDSCTLTLGVDVPITTLCPCSKTISKYGAHNQRSVVRVRVRFTEGASIWIEDLVRSVEAKGSCELYPLLKREDEKYVTERAYENPKFVEDVLRDVVLMLRDDPRVTWFEVECESMESIHNHNAFAWQSEAAPFVAAGALEVSAEVVRT